The Globicephala melas chromosome X, mGloMel1.2, whole genome shotgun sequence genome contains the following window.
AGAGGAATTTTGGAATAGGCACGGATCTGGGAGACAGGGTCTCAGTTTTACCACTATAGGCTGTGTGgacttggacaagtcacttaacttctctgagcctcagttataaaataaatggactcttcccagttctgtgaaaagtatGGGCTGTATCAGGAAATTATACAGAGGCCCAGGAAAGAAATGTGGTGAtgctggaaaaatatatatatatatgtttctagcCAGAGATTTATGGGAGGGTTGGAGATAGAAGTCACTTTTTCAAGGTGCAAAATCATTAATGAAAAGAGCTTTCTATTTTAACCTTTCTCTATACCCAGACCTCTATCTCAGATTTGTCATTATTGCTAGCTTCATGTATAAAGTGGTCTCACCTTGCCCCTCTGCATACCGTTTTCCTGATCAATCTCACCAATGCCTTTCATCCAGAATTAGGTAGGAAGAATAGTAATCTCTCTCCCATTGCTACCTGATTAGAAGCATTTTAAAACGTTTACAGAGTTGTCTGGTAAAAATTTGACTGCTAAAAAAtgtgactgggcttccctggtggtgcagtgcttaagaatccgcctgccaatgcaggggacacgggttcgagccctggttcgggatgatcccacataccgcagagcaactaagcctgtgcaccacaactactgagcctgcgctctagagcccgtgagccatacctgctgagcccgcgtgccacaactactgaagcccacgtgcccagagcctgtgctccacagcaagagaagccaccgcaatgagaagcccgcacaccacaacgaagagtagcccctgctcaccacaactagagaaagcccgtgcacagcaacgaagacccaacgcagccaaaaataaataaaataaataaataaataaaaatgtgactGGCAGTTAGTATTgccatcttttctctttcctctgttcctttcctTTATGATCCCTGTAATAATTCCCAGCATTTGCATTCATATTTCTAGAGAGGAGAGCAAATGGGATTATGGTCATCTTCCTCTTTAAGGACAGATAGGTCATCGATGCTTCTGGATGGTGACTAACAGAATAATAAAGTCAGAACGGACTATttcaggagaaaggagaggatgCTCCAATGGCAAATACATACCAGGAATTTCAAGTCTTGGCTTACTACTGTGGTCTGATTGACTAAACTTAAAGCTTGGGTTATGGCTTTTGAACCAATCATTTTAACACCTTCACTGCATATTTGTACCTTTTCCTTTCCTCAAAGCCAAATAGTTGTCAGTGGAGATGTATCCTTGGGTATAGAGTGAgtcccttccctcttcttttgGGGGGAAGGTGTCAGGCATGTAGGTATCGAGTTTATTCTCTCATTGTCTGTAGTAAGAACCATTTGTTAGAATTTAAACTATACTCGttagaaagaaaattatcaagaaataatatattaaaaagtggTTATCTCAGGGCCACAGGATTATGAGgaagatttcttttgtttttttcttgtacgtgtgattttctgtattttccaaaattctacaGATAACATGCATCtttatataatatgaaatattacaactattaaatattataatatattaatataatattacatttataatctttaataatattaaagaaaatattaattaaaaaataaacacaatgccATTTTTTGTTACCAAGATAAAATTACATTTGTGTTCACGGGAAAAATAGATGCAGGCATACTTTGATTTTTCTCGGTGGTAATCTTCCAACTATATTGCAGCAAATTAATGTATAAGATGAATAAAGTGACCCCCTCCTTCTTCCCACCCTTTGGCGGTAACTGCAGTTGCCAGTTTGGTGGCTTCAGATGCCAGTGGCCCTTCAGCATGTTGCTTGggtccttctttctcccttctctcaaaAGTAGTTACTGATCAAACGTTTCTGTGTTTTAGGAAAGCTCTATGTTATGGACTGTCTTTGAATAGGAAAGACTCCTTGAAACAAAATAAGTATCCtctaatttttgtaaatttagaAAGTTAGCTGTGATTTAGTATGCTAAGTTTTCACCTAAAAGCTATATTTGGAATCAGTATCTCGAGAAAAACCCATTTGGTGGcattaatattttcaattgttgACATTCGGTTCTCATCATGAAATTGCTGTCAAAACGGATAGAATTCTGTACGCTTGGCAGAGTCTTGCCTAAAAGCAAAGCCCAGGGCTGGAATAGCAGGAATTTACAGGTCAAGACAGAAGGGCGTTTGGCAGCGTTAGTCATAAGGAAGTCTGCATGGTATACTTTACCCAAAGCAGCTCACATTGCATTAAGCACTGATGTTTTAGTCactttaaagaatgaataaacagtAGTCCAACcgaaaagaactagaaaaaaaaaaccaggcacATTGGAAGCACAGATTTAACTTATCAATGTTAACCTATtaatttaaaatcacttttacTGTTTTAAAGCAGTTGTTTTCATGCTGCTTTCTCATAGAATTATTTTCTCTGCAAGAAATAGCCAAGTGTGTCCATTTATTGGTTCTATTTCATAGGATCAGAGAATTCTAAAGCTGGAAAGGTCTGTAGAACTTAGCTAGTTTAGCCCTTTCCATTTataaatgagggaactgaggcccaagtCACTCAGTGAGTTAGAGGGAGTGCCAGCCCTCAAATATTTAGGTTCTTTCACCCCTGAGCCAGGATTCTTAGTTCTTTCCACTACCCCGGCTGCCAGTGTAAATACGTGccttgattttaaattttgtttttcaggaaTTGGAAGAGGTGCCTGAAGAAATGGAtgctagaagaaaacactggAAGGAGAATAtgtttgctcctttttatggtGCACAGGATATTCTAGATGAGGCTCCTCAGCTTGAATCCTCTTCTGAACAAATGACTTTAGGTGAGGCCAAGAGAATGGAAGGGATTTTTAATTTGTCTAGTAGAAAGTTTCAAgaagagaataaatttaaaaggaaagaagttatttctcaaccaaatgaaaatgaacaagaaccaaatttaagagagagaaagataaacattTCAAAGAATGAGGCAGACACAAATTCTGCCTCCTGTGAATCATCTAATTTAGACATTGCAGCTGAAGAAAGCTTTAATGGTGCAGAAGAGCCTCTTAGCTGGGGTACAGAGGAATTATCAGCTCCACCACGAAAAGACAAGAAGACGAAATTCACCGAAGAACTGTCTCCAAAACTTCGCCTGAATCTTTTGAACGAAGAGCTGGAAGCGCTTAACATGCAATgcagaaaaatagaagaggaattCGAAAATGCGGAAAAAGAACTTTTGAACTGCAAAAAAGAAGTCTCCTCAAAACCCCTAAATTTTCAAGAAGCAGGGATGGAAACTTCCAAGAAAGACTGGGAACTTCAAGCTTTAAGAAATGACCTCTCTGAAAAAGCAACAAATGTTAAAAACTTAACAGAAGAGCTCCAGCAAGCCAAAGAGGTCATCCACAAGTTGAGCCTTGAGAACAAGGATTTAAAAGAAGCCGTTAGGAAGTTAAAGCAGCAAACTGAGGGTGGAAATGCACTActaaaggaagaagtgaaactgtatTATGAATTGGAAATGGAGAAGATACACGGGGAGCTCAGTGCCATCAAGAACGAACTGAGAGTGGAGAAGACCATACGAGCAAGAAACAACAGAGCCCTGGAGCTGCTTAGAAAACACTTTGCTTCTGTAACGTCATCAGGTACCCCTGACAGCTTtatgggggattttttttttaaataaaaaaattaaaaaagcctTTCATTAGGCAATGATTGAGCCAAATCAGTGTTTCTTGTGCTTTCTTTGTGTACAACTTAAAACATGTGTGATGGGATGTGATTTTCATGTTTGGTGAATCAAGATATCTGTGAAAGGTGTAGATGctaacttcaaagcttctgctttttctctttctaatgaaTTTATTGCAGAGTCCAAATAGAAATGAAGGTTTAGAAAtctctttacatatatatatattactcaaaGACATGTAGTGATTCACCAAATCATTGATGAATACGGATCAACAGACGTTTCGTGATCTTGTGCGCAATGTGTCCTTGACACGTGAATATTCTTCCATCTGTGTTCATTCATACTAACAATAAAAAGCTCATTTATTTGTGTAAGCGTAACATGTGGGTATGGGTCTTAAAGCAGTCTGTTCAGACTCAGTGGGATACTAAAAATATATCTGCTTTCCCTGAGATCTATCCTTAATTAGGCATACATAAATGTCTCCCCCCCAAATGCAGGTTTTTCCACCCTCCTGCTGTTTTCTCCATGCCTTCTCCCTTGACCTGGCCACGGTGCCCATAGACCAGAAGATGGCTTAGAGACACGGCTGTGACCTTGGCTACAGCCCTGATTTTGACAGCAGTAGCTTTTGCCTTTTCTTACGTTGACCAGCAAGGGGCGTTGTTGACACAGGTCTTCCAAAATTCTACCAGGGGAAAATTTATGTTTCCTGCCCAGTTTACGTCATCAGCTGGCCGAGACTTGGGTGAAAGGCGTTGGATGTCATCTAGGCAAGCTGTTAGTGAGGTCGCTTGATTTAGACAGGAATCCAGCCGTGTTAAGagcctttcttttttactttaaaagaacaaacatgtACTGCCTCAGGCCTTTGTGGAAACTATCGGCCAGTTGattctctgcttttgtttgtATCAATCAAGATTTTTTGTAATTGTAGTTCTATTTGCATGGTATTTTTAAGTCCAATGAACCACATGTAATTACAGACTGTGAAGGTGGGATACGATTGTTAAGGGTTCAGGTATTTTCCCTGATGGGAAGTCCCCAGCCTGGGAGTCTAGACACTTGGGTTCTAGGACCTGCTTTGTTATTAACTAGCTATCTAACCTTCTAGGCCTGaaagtcctcatctgtaaaatgaaggagtAGATCTATCATCCAGATTCTGTTCAGTTCTAACGTTCTGTGACTTCACCACAGTGATTTTAAGCACAAGTGTAACTACCTGTGAGGAAGTAAAGCCCCTATGGCACTGGAGACGTTCAGCTCTGATACTTCAGGGGGTCTGCTTTACAGACCTTCTCCTTTCAAAGGAAATATACAAAGGCTCTTGTTTATAGTTTGAACATCTCCAAATACCGTGTCAATAATAAATCAGGAGAGGGAGTAACTGAggttatttcttctcctttctcttgtttcctttttaCTCACTGAGGTCGGGGAAGGCCCTGAATGGAGACAAACTAGGCTGACCTGGAGCTGAGCAGGGCTTGCCTGCCCTGGGACAACTGGACTAAATTCGAAAATAATAATCTTTGGAGCTTTCTGACTTTAGTTCTGATAACTTCCAGGAGCTGGCAGCCCGCTCAGAGAGGAAGGTGACTTTCTGGTTTCTGATGGTCACTGCTTCCCACCCAGGATCTAGGCACAAAAGCAGACTAGGAACTCTTTGCCCTGTTTAACTCTCTTCCTCATCACCCCCTTAAAGATGACCCCTTGGTCCTTGCCCCAGAAAGACCCTCAGCCCCTGAATGCTAGTGTGCAGAGCAGtttacatgtttaaaatatttcacaaattgTATTAAGCTGCTAGGCTCCATCCTCTTAgtacatttcaatttttaaagaggagctttttctccagaatttctattaACCAACCACACATTGAAAGTCTTTGGTGACAACTTGGTTTGCTTTATCTTgcatgagtgtatgtgtgtgtgtgtgcgcgtgtgtgtgcacacgcttATGTGTGCTTGGGGGTCGGGGAAGGAGTGTGGTGTTAGGAGGTGCAGAAAAGACAAGTGCATGGCTTAGCTCAGCTCTTGGGTGGGGCGTTTGTATTTCTAGGATAGAACTGAAACACAGTTTCCTGATGAGACAGCCTGGGATGCTGAGTCCTAGCAAGGCTCTCCCTGTGGAAAGGCCCTTTAGACAGCCTAGATCCAGACACTATCCAGGGAGACAATATACAATCAGGAGAGCCAACAGTTTGGAGCTGGGAAGggatcacatcttttttttttttgcggggggggggggtgccatgtggcctgtgggatcttagttccccgaccagggatcaaacccgcgccccctgcactggaagttcagagtcttaactactggacctccagggaagtcccaggatcaCATCTTTTGATGCTTTAATTTTGAAAAGCAGGGCTGCAACAAGCTGGGAGAAAGCTGAGAAGTTACTTGTCGTCTTCATGGGCAGATGGGAACAGCAGTGGGTTGAACTGGCTTAAAGAACCAGAATCAAGGCAGATACAAATTCTGTCTCATCGTCTCTGTAATCACACTCGTGTGATTGTGGGCATTAGGTGGCCACCAGTTTAGATCAGAACATATCATCACTGCACCTTCTAGTCTATTGAAAGGGCGATGTggaggtgcttttttttttaacaggaatgGCACATCAGGCCACTCATCCCTTTAATCTGTtgggtaaaatatttgaaatcagcAATGCAACTGCACACCATTCCCTACCAACTCCCAATTCTGTACTTATTcagaagcatgggctctaggaataGCTGCTCCACCTTGAGTTTATAACCCAGTTCTAGAAACATTTGCTGAGCCGTTATTACTGTAGTTAATCACTTCTAAgacacaacttaaaaaaaatatatatatatatagacatccTTGAATTTGGGACACATCTTTAAATTGATGGCATGCCATAGTATAATtgtcagtgtttgtttttttaaatctctcttaGTGGTTCATAAAATAATGGTGTATCTTACAATCAATGGAGTTTTAGATTTGATGAAATGTGGTATGTGCTAGGCCGTGGATATGGGGATAAAAGGATTTATGAATAAGACGGGTCTCTGACCTCAAGGACCTTACTTATACAACTAACTAAAACAATGTGGCAAGGGCTCTACTAGCAGTGCTAATACAAAGTgctgtgggaacacagaggagTATCAATTAATTCTGCCTGTGGGGCTGGGAAGGACTTCAtaaaggaggtgacatttgagctgggccttgaaggataaGAAGGATTTTTCCAGGCAAAgcatgggggcaggggtgggggcattTCTGGAATGTGAATGTGGAAGCTCTATTTGGCTTCAAAGAAAACTCTTAACAGCAATGAATTACAATGCTGGGATGTCACATTCTGCTGACTGCATTTTAAAGTCCTGTGTGGGgttctactctgaaaactaccTGCATTCCAACCCTTTGCAGATAAACTGGAGAATGAAGTTCTCATGACATAAACACGAGGTTCCAGATAACAAACTGCAGGAAAAAGATTTTGCTGGTGCCACTGTACCTTTGGCTGCCATCATCTTTGTTTTCGAAACAAAAGACCTAAGAGATTTTGGTCATAGTATTCAGCTAAGTCCACTGTGAGCGGTCTGGTTTCAAAGAgatgtatgaaacagaaacaccaCAGTTGCTCTTCTCTCCAAGAAGCAGTATAGCACAGAGATCAAGTGCACCAACTTTGGTTatccacttactggctgtgtgaccttggtcaaattGCATGAGTCTCTGtagctcagttttctcacttcgCAGGATGGAGTTAATAAATAGTGTTGTTGGGAGGGTAAGACAAGATCACATATAGTCAATAAATGTcaccattattgttattattattattatataactgACAAGGGGAAATTGACCAAGTTAGTCTGTCTCCTTCCAGCTATTATTCTCACTAAGCTTTTTCCACTTACTGACCCTCAAATTGTGTTCTGTGGAGAGGATATGATAAACTCATTCATAAGATGTATATCAATGATGTGTGATATATTTGGGAAGATAGAACAAGTTGCGGGGAGGATATTTTGATTTCATTAGTATATGAAGCCTTAAGCCAAAGTAGTGAATCTGTCATGATGGACTTTCTGGCCTCAGGACAGATCCTATAAAGGGAATTTTCTTGGGTCAGAGCCCAGTCAACCCCCCTCCAGTCAGGTCGGTGTGAGGCTGGCCCCTGGCCTTGGCAGGCAGAATaccagaaggaggaagaaagcccTGCTCTAGTGCTCCAGTGGGAAAAAGCTCATCTAGGAAGAGGGAATGGAGACAAGAGAGGCTAttatagtatttttcatttcccctTGGCACAGGGAGCCAGGCAGCTGGGGACCCACTACTACAGCTGCTCAGATAAGAATAAGTCATTGTCTTGTTCTTTGTACTCATAAGACACTGAAGCTGTGGTTCCCCATGTATTGTAGGTGTGCCCTCCTGTCCATCTTTCCATACTGAGTATCAAGGTGGTGTCTCCCCTGTTGAGTGGCCAGAGCTACTGTTCacagagtctctctctctcacacacacacactctcactctcactctaGTTCTCGCTCTCTCTTTCTCGTGCATTCTCTTTCTCACTATTGATCACACCCAAACTTTTGATGATTGCAACATTTCAGTGGGCTCAGGTTGCGTTTCCCAGGAGACTCAGTTTATACCTGGTTCTCTGAGGATGTGTCCTGGGGTAACATTGAAGCATTTCTTTGGCCTTTCAGCCCATGCCTGTTGACTCCACGATAGGTGTTGTCAGGTATATTCCAGACCACGATAGGAAACATAACCTGAGAGAATCTTCTTATGTCACTAGTACTGTAGCCTGCATTTGGACTGTTGGTTAGAGCCTAGTTTATTATGTGTCACACACTTCCATGTACATCATCTTCTGTACTCTGCACAAAAATCCTTGATCATCAGatgagaaaccaaggctcagagataCTAAATGACTTATTCAATATCACAGTAAGTAGTAgatctgggattcaaacccagcctGTCCAACTCCACATACAATGTTTGCTCCATTTTATCAGGCCACCTTTTGTACTAAAATGAATGAACCAAAGGTTCAGTCGCTATAGAGGTTATTCAACTTTCTCAAAGGTAAACTGGTTTATTGCTTCAATCTGGACTCTCAACTTGAGTCAGCCATCTCTCAAATGGCTAGGCTACGTAGTGAAGATGCATCTCATTATTGGAAAGACCATAAAGTGTACATCTTCTGATGATGGGTTATTAGGTCTACATGAAGGACACAGCACCGAGTAACATAAACAAAAACAGTTGAACCATGAAGCCCAATTGACAGCTCTCTAAAATAAGCTCCAGAACTGATGGAACCAAACTGATTAACTACAAGGGGTCTTTGACACTCATTGTAGCTTTGGGGTCTGATTTTGTATTCTttataattcaaaattatttctcaGATTTCACCCATTTTTTCCCATTGGATCTTTGCTTCTTAAAGTGTTTTCATTGAAAGTTGACtacttgttaagaaaaaaaaaacctgctctaAGCCCCCTTACTGCTTAGAACGTGTTAAGTATGCTTGATGatttatatatttcccttttattttttccttgttgccCTGGTAAATTTCTCAGAGTTACAACAGAGGAATCATATTCTGTTCACTCATAACTGAAACAGTTCTTGGAAAAAACATTTCAAGAtctctttattaaaatatcttcaaTAACAagacaaaatgttttctttaaatttacaaatttattcAAGATTTTACAAAACAACATCTCTTCATATAATGAAGTAGAAGGAAATCTGGAGAGCTGCTCTTGGCATTCATAAACGTGGGTTATGTCAGCAGAGAGCCTGGAGGGCATTTCTGGTTTTGAGGTAATCAaccttttaaaatgcataatataCTTTTATGTGGTTTTAATGAGTACAAAAAAATATATCTGCATATAACATAAGGACTTTTCTCCCATAAAACATGACTtatctgaaagcttttcctttgggtatatattAAGGCATGTTTATAAATAAACAGCCGAGAGTTGAAGGGCTCAGTTCGTAGTTTGTGCCACGGCAGGGCAGTGTCCTGGAAAAATCATGAGATGTGGAGTTTGCCCTGTTGGATTCACTGGTAGAAGATGGAGTTTGGGGTGCCAGAAGTTTATGAGGGATCAACACCtgtgaaggaaaagggaaggaagcatCATTGAGCAGAGTGGGAATTGCCATGCAAATGACGAAATCTCGACACCTGGGCAGGGAGCTCTGGAGTCTTATCCATCAAAGTGATCCCTATCGGGTGGAACTGGCTGGGCCTTTGTACCTCCCGCCTCGTTTGGTCACCAAATGCGGGCTTCCTCCAGAAGGCCGAGTGGCTCTCTGTGGATAACGCAGCCCCTGAATGAGCTGATGGCTGGAGATGGTCTGCTGCCCTCACTCCCCTGTTGGGCAGTGAGTTCTCCCTTTAGGGAGACCTGGGGGGTGCATCTTTGAATCTACCACCCTCCATCCCTCTCAcctctctttctggcttttttCGGGCCTCTCTTCCAGAGGGGAAACTTAGAAGTGTGATGTTTGTGGGACTAACTACAGCACCCACCTCCGCAGCTGTTCTTGGGGCTGCAATTGTCACTCAACACCTCCTTCCTTCACTATCAGTTCTAGATCACGCTCGCCCTGAGCTACCGCCCTCTGGTGGCGTCAGTGTCTTACTGGCGGGCCTGACCCAGACTTGGATCTTTGAAGGGACTGAGCCGCTGGTCATTATGCCCTTCTCAGGCTGGGGCTGCCGTACCTGTCCACCTACAGTCACTATTGTGCAAGGGAGCACTAACGTAGGCCCAAGTGGCAGCATAGTTCCACACGTGCTTCTTCATGTCCCCGTTGTGTAACAGCAGCCCTGCCTCCTGATAATGAGTCCATTACCCCTGCCATGTTAGTGACCCCTCTTCTGGCCTGCTGGGCACTGGACACAAGGAGCCTAAAGGGCTTAGGCAGCAGCTGTAGCTTAGAATTCAATGGGATTCTTGCTGTGACCCCAGAGAAAAATGCCTCCTTTGGAGACCAGGTCCTCTAGTCCTATAGAGTTACAGGGAAGGTAAGCACAAAGTCCCCACATTAAGCAGGAGTCAAGCAGAGAAGTAGAATGATTAAGAGATTTTACTTTTATATCCATACCTATATCACCTACATTTCCCTATCTATCTagctacctacctacctacctacctacctatctatcatctatagaTAGAGACATCATAGATTTTACCTTACTCAATTGTATTAGCTAGTTAAACAGTCTCTGTAAACTTCACACCTAATGCTGGAGCTTGAAGTCTGCAGGGCAGTCGGGAGGGGCAATGAACATGAAGTGGGGGAGATCAAGGACAAACCAGAACCCAGAAGCATGAGCTGGAACCCAGGAGGATGAACTGGAGTCTGTATCAGTCTCTCATTTCTTCCAAATTTGATAAGCTCGTGCTCCTTGCTCATGACTACACACACGCCTGGCCCTGGTCTAGGAGTCTGAAAAGCTGAAGGAGGGTTGAGGGGAGGATGTAGTGGCAGCCACAGGCCCGGGGGTTGCCCGCCACCGGAGAAGTGAGCCGATAGTGACAATGTGCGTGAGCTGAAACTGTACCTGGTGCCCCTGCACTGAATTTCCAACAGAGAAGCTCTATGGCTCCTGCTTCACCAAGGCCCATCAGATCTGCAGAACATCCCACAAGTAtgagaattctgggaaatgtagttcaatCTAGGCAAGTTGTCACATTACAAACCTACTGGATCTCTCAGTGGGTCGTTAGAAGTAATGGTAATTGGAACCACTCTTGCTTCTACCCCTCGATTCCCAGACCGTGGTATTCTTTCAGTTGAGAACACAGTGCTATATAAAAGTCTTTGACTCAGTGCATATGCTGCATCTTGGAAGATGGCACTCCATTCTCACGGAGTATTGCCTCCCAGCTGGGGCTTCAGCTAGGCCTTCAGCAGATTGCTTCAATGCTCTATCAGAAAAGCAACTTCTGGATAGTGTGGGATGTAATATGACCAGTGGTCCTGGGCCCACTCTTGCACTTCCTTTCTGTCAAGTTGGTCTTCCTGGTCTGACACGATGTTATATGGCATCCCATGCTAAGCCCTGAGAAAGGGGCGCTGGCTCAGACCCTGCAGGCAGGAAAGCTAAGCTCGTACTTGAACTATGTGTCTATTCCTGTGAGAATGAACCATTGGCCCTTTCAGGATGGAAGGGACATAATGTTATGAAGTTGCCATCGAGGGACCAGTTGGTCTCCTCAAGGAATGTTTCCATCTTGGGGGCTCTGTGTTGGTGTCTGTATTTGGCAGGTTGAACATTCTGCAGTAGCATTAGCTAGATCAGCCTTGGTCAGCAGGAGTCCATGCTGTTGGACCTCTCCATAGCTTTCATCTCTGCCACTGTGGGCACTCTGTTCATGTGCCCATCATACCATCACTGGGGTGGCCATTGACAAAGACTGGCTGATGTCAACTGCACAGCTCATTTTGTTTACTTGGTTGGCCAGTGCCTCCTCTAAGCAATATGCTCTCTGGTGGATGTTAGCATGGGATACAAAGACCTTCACACTAAGAGCCAGTTCTCACAAGTCCATTCATGGGCCTCTGCCTCAGATCTTGTCCCCCATCTTCCAGTCTTTTTCCTTCCCAAACCCTAACCAGTTAGCCAGGACATTCACCACTGaccataaatgtataaatattttaacctCTAGCCACTTCTCTTTCCACCTGAGGTGGGTGATTAAGTATATAACCCAAAGCTCTTGCCAATTGGCAGGATTTTCACCTGGCACTGTCTTTCAAGTCCCCAGTCCTCTGAGCAAGGAGAACGCCCATTTTTCACTTGTGCCCACATACTGACCCAACCCATCCATAAACCAagcttttccctcctccttcagTTGACCTGATGGGGTCCCCATAGAGCTGTAAGAATGAACCGAGGGAGGTGCTCTGTGTAACAGTGGTGCCTGGCATGGGTGTCAGAGCTACCTGAGCTGGTAGTTTGCTTGTGCCCTTTAGTACTGTTCATGATCACCCCTGGATACCCCTCTTTCATCTTGTGATGGATTGTTGCTGGGCCTGTCTGACCTTATGATTTAATGGATCTGATAAGACCCAGTTCATGATAGACAGTTCTAGTTGCGCGGTTACTTGGTGTCCCGTGGTCAGGTGTTTCATCTTCACCAGGGAACAGCAGCATACCAgaagttgtttttcaaaaaacatgTGAGAGACTTCCTTGgcgacacagtggttaagaatccgcctgctaatgcaggggacacaggttcgagccctggtccaggaagatcccacatgccacagagcaacgaagcccgtgcgccacaaaaattgagcctacactctagagcccccgagccgcaactactgaagcccatgtgcctagagcccatgctctgcaacgagagaagccaccgcaatgagaagcccgcgcaccacaatgaagagtaacccctgctcgccgcaaccagggaaagcccgcgcgcagcaatgaagacccaatgcagccgaaaaaaaaaaaaccaaaaggcaTGTGATTCTCTTCTGCAGATGGCATGACCTTGTTCCAGAACTCCATGGGCTTGCATTGTGATTCTCCCACAGGGCTTTGCCAAGGATTCCATACTGCGTCTTTTCCCACTGCTGATACCTCTAGTACCATATGATCTGCCAAGATTGCATGGCCGGGCAGCTTGCATGGCAGCCTGGACTTGCTGCAGAGCCCTTCACTGCTCTGGGCTCCAGTCATAGCTGGCAGACTGCCTTGTCACTTGGTATAAGGGATGGAGTAGAATCCCTAGATGTGAGATACACTGGCTCTACAACCCAAGGAGGCCCACTAGGTGTCATAATTCCTTCTCTGTGGCAAGAGGTACAATGTGCACGTTGTCTTTTACTTTGAAGGGAA
Protein-coding sequences here:
- the CCDC160 gene encoding coiled-coil domain-containing protein 160 is translated as MDARRKHWKENMFAPFYGAQDILDEAPQLESSSEQMTLGEAKRMEGIFNLSSRKFQEENKFKRKEVISQPNENEQEPNLRERKINISKNEADTNSASCESSNLDIAAEESFNGAEEPLSWGTEELSAPPRKDKKTKFTEELSPKLRLNLLNEELEALNMQCRKIEEEFENAEKELLNCKKEVSSKPLNFQEAGMETSKKDWELQALRNDLSEKATNVKNLTEELQQAKEVIHKLSLENKDLKEAVRKLKQQTEGGNALLKEEVKLYYELEMEKIHGELSAIKNELRVEKTIRARNNRALELLRKHFASVTSSGTPDSFMGDFFFK